One genomic segment of Flavobacteriaceae bacterium includes these proteins:
- a CDS encoding methyltransferase domain-containing protein, producing the protein MRLHRNLVFAVIDAIRDIFNEEMYADKTVEKVLKRDKRWGSRDRKFVAETIYDIVRWKRLYAEIAEVKQPFSRQDLWRLFSVWCVLKGIPLPDWNQIEPTPSRRIKGRFDKLSKIRKFSASIPDWIDEVGISEIGEALWIKEITALNKQAEVILRTNTLKTTKENLRKILRAENINAACIPYYPDALKLVERANVFKTQAFKNGLFEVQDASSQLVAPYLDVAPGMKVVDACAGAGGKALHLAALMKNKGQIIAMDIYESKLKRLKIRAKRNGVHNCTNRVIHSTKPLKKLYQKADRVLIDVPCSGLGVLRRNPDSKWKLQPEFLDAIKKTQQEILQEYAKLVKPGGKLVYATCSILPSENQEQVNTFLTSESGKSFTFVKENKVFAHLSGYDGFYMALLEKK; encoded by the coding sequence GTGAGGTTACATAGAAATTTGGTATTTGCGGTTATTGATGCTATCAGGGATATATTTAATGAAGAAATGTATGCTGATAAAACTGTGGAGAAAGTGCTAAAAAGAGATAAACGTTGGGGAAGCAGAGATCGTAAATTTGTGGCGGAAACTATTTATGATATTGTACGCTGGAAGCGTTTATATGCCGAAATTGCCGAAGTAAAACAACCTTTTAGCAGGCAAGATCTATGGCGTCTTTTTTCTGTTTGGTGTGTTTTAAAAGGGATTCCGCTACCCGACTGGAATCAAATTGAACCTACACCGTCCAGAAGAATCAAAGGAAGATTTGACAAGCTCTCAAAAATTAGAAAATTCAGTGCCTCTATCCCCGACTGGATCGATGAGGTTGGGATATCGGAAATAGGAGAAGCACTTTGGATCAAAGAAATAACAGCATTAAACAAACAAGCTGAAGTTATTTTAAGAACCAATACATTAAAAACCACTAAAGAGAATTTACGGAAAATATTGCGTGCGGAAAATATTAATGCAGCATGTATCCCATATTATCCTGATGCATTAAAGCTTGTGGAACGTGCCAATGTTTTTAAAACACAAGCTTTTAAAAACGGATTGTTTGAAGTACAGGATGCATCTTCTCAATTAGTAGCACCCTACTTAGATGTAGCACCGGGTATGAAAGTAGTAGATGCTTGCGCAGGGGCAGGCGGAAAGGCACTGCACCTGGCTGCTTTAATGAAAAACAAAGGGCAGATTATTGCAATGGATATATATGAAAGTAAATTGAAAAGGCTAAAAATACGAGCCAAAAGAAACGGAGTACATAATTGTACAAATCGCGTGATTCATTCTACAAAACCTTTAAAAAAATTATACCAAAAAGCAGATCGGGTTTTAATAGATGTCCCCTGTTCCGGTTTAGGTGTACTGAGACGTAATCCGGATTCCAAATGGAAATTACAGCCTGAATTTTTAGATGCTATCAAAAAAACACAACAAGAAATTTTACAGGAATATGCCAAGCTGGTAAAGCCGGGAGGAAAATTAGTCTATGCAACCTGCTCTATACTTCCCTCAGAAAATCAAGAGCAAGTTAATACATTTTTAACATCCGAATCAGGGAAAAGTTTTACTTTTGTAAAAGAGAACAAGGTGTTTGCTCATTTATCAGGGTATGATGGGTTTTACATGGCACTTTTGGAGAAGA